Within the Dryobates pubescens isolate bDryPub1 chromosome 2, bDryPub1.pri, whole genome shotgun sequence genome, the region TTGCTTTAGCAATGCAGTCCTAATTTAACTTCCTTCTTTGTGCTGAATGGAAGAACtgctcttggggaaaaaaaagttgccAATGAGTAAAGGACCGCATCTTAACacctagaaaacaaaacaatgtttCTTAGGAAACCTTTATTCCGCAACTTCTTCACATTTGAATTCTAATATTCTTTTGACATAATAGTACTGTTTTATGAATTTTTGAATACCCTTTGTGTTACTTAAAATTCAAACTTCTGAATCAATTGCAATGACAGCACACAGTCTCATAATCCCCTCTCTGtaatgcaaaaatatttttaccaACACTTTAGGAGGAGCAAGAAATAAAAACTAGTCGAGGCTACATCTTCTATTAGGGACCATTATGAATATTAGAGAAACACTGTGTATGCTACATGTAAATATTATTCTAACTGCACTAACAGTAGGTGAAGTCTCACATTACTAGATGGCTAATCTAAGTTTGTATTCTTTCAGTATTTTGAGACAGCTGACTGTAAAGCACCAAATAGTAAACCTGTAAGTTTTGAGTAAGCATATCTTCCAGTTAAAATGATTGTATCATTTTCTGATCCAACCTCTTCTTGCCTGCCCCTAATCTATCCTAAACCCTTAGCCAGGGGCATTGCTGTAAGGAGTACATGTCTTTTGCTGTTggaaaacaatggaaaaattagttttgccagcagctctcatccaccTACAacttgaggtattttccagtaCCTTTGAGTTTCCTCTTtgaaaaaacacaaaaggagaaaaggaggcaccGGCTGTAGGTAAAAACATTGCTTAGATTAATAAAGagatacaaaacaaaaccactaaTTATAAACTGCTTTGTCTTTCTACATGCACTGTTGAGATTGGGAAAGTCAAGGGCTTAGAAGCACCAGCAAGGAGGCTGCAAGGAAGGTTCTCCTGGTGAGAAGTCACATTCTTGGAGAGGGtaaggggctggagaagcaggCAAAGACAAAGAAAGGAGCTCTGTGAGCCAGAAACCCACAGCCTGCCAGGGATGCTAGCCAGAGAGACCCAAGACTGGGGACCGAACAGTTGCACAGCACAAATCCAGCTTTCTGCCCAACCCTCCTGAAAGCAGTGACCTTCTGGAAGGGAATCTGACACCAAGTTTCCCTACCactgctggcagggaagggagaaaaagaataaacatGCATAAAATTATGAGCTCAAATCTTGTTGGATTTTAAATAAACCCCACTATCCAGGCCAACCACAGGCTGTCATTCACTCCGTTTCCCATAACCCAATCCCCCACATTAAATAGCTCTCCCATTACATTAAAATGGTATATATTGGCTGTGTCTACTCTGAAACCCAGTTTGCTATCCCATGCCTGGTATTTAAGGGTGTGTTCTCACCTCTTATCTTCCTGTGAACCAGGGATTTCTTAGAAGGTAATCtttctgaaggtgttcagagccAAAGGAAGTTATGGGATCTCTCTCCCCACATCAGTGGTCAAGGGACAAGGACACAAGACCTTAGGAAGCAGGATGCATCCAAGAGCTCCTTGTCCTCTAGCACATACAACCAGAATTTATCAGCTTTATCTGTGTAAGTTATTTTAATTACCAGGATATTTTCAATTCATCAAGTAGTATTCAGGAATACACAGGAAAATACTTGGCATTTGAAAATCATCTGTGCAAATACTTAGTCAAACTAACTTCATGTACCCTTCATCAAAACTGAAATCCAAGTCATCCTGCTGAAATGCTAAATTGTCCAATTATGATTTAAATAACATGGAGAACTCCTAAGAGATTATAATCAAAAAACAAAAGACCCCTCTCccctaaaaaaacaaaacaaaacaaacaaaaacaccaaccccaaaccaccaacccctcagaacaaaacaaaaatccctaGATTCCATACTTCCCCACAGATATAACCAAAGGACCTCAGGATAAGAAAGGATAAATATAAGCAGTTCTGGTAGTCTGGCCCACAGTCAATGTCCTTTTCACTGAACAGTATACAAAGCAGAATTAATATTTTTGGCCCTAATCAACAAAATACTTAAGAATGTACTTGAACAATTTTCTTGACTATAGCTATTTTCTTAAACCTAATTTAATACTGTCGGGTTTGCTAGCAGCTTTTCTCCTATGAATTTACTGTACTGTACTTCAGTTTGCAATGCAATTTGGATCACAAGAAATGTCTTCTGTTTTTGACAGTTAAAATCTGAATCAGTATTAATTAACCAGTCAAGCCACTGCTAACTCCTTTATTTCCTCCATCACTGTAATATCCATCTTGGAGGAGGAATTAAGTTAAACACAAGAGAGAGATTTCTGTAATACAAGATTATAGACTACTACAAGAACAAGTATCAGTTTACAATTTTTAATGCCTAAGTAGTTTTCCAAACTACATGCCTGCATTTGCAAAACCAGAAAGTACCATATAGAGACACAGAGAATCAACTAAGtaacactttttaaaaaattgtaAAGTAAAAGCTGTCAGTGTCCACAGGAACCATGTCTAGTCACGTTTTCAGTCAGTCAGTCAGCTAGCTGAGGGTCATGTTATTATTTAGTTTCtgtagaaaaaaaacacaagtaCAAAAATAGTATCAAAAAGCAAtgcatgtatttttattttaaaatacattgttACAATGGCATATAAAGCTTTTTAATATATTAAGATTAATACTTAATTTTTATGTATGCTTCTCTAGCTTATGAAGAAATACCTCTTTTTGAGAAATACATGAAGTTCAGCAATTTTTCTCAAGGATACTGTTGACACAAAATACAGTTaactttgtttcattttgaagtATCTCAACTATGATACAATTCTTTTTGAAACGCTCTGGtgcagagaaaataaatacatattaaACATCAGGATTTAATGAAGTTTTAACTAATAAACATAAATCAGCAATGAAAGACTTCTTCCAGGAAAAGGATGATAAAAGACAAAAACTAAGCGTTTCATGGcagaaaaaatgtttttcaaCTTAGTAACTAAAAAATTATCTAAAATACCAAACATTTTCAGAAGGGGGAAAATGCAATTAATCCATTTGCTGTGGGCTACAGTCAATCAGCAATGATTACTACAAGTCACAGAATCTAGAAACTCTTTTCTAAGCACCACTTGAAAGTGTTTTCACTTCCTGAGAACTGTTAGAGATGGGGCTCAGGTTTGTGATTTTgtgggatttgttttgtttgggtttttttttggggggcgggtggggtggtggtattgttttggtggttttgtctgttttttcctttccatgtgtgctggtttgggtttctgaGGGGGTTGTGGTGGTCTATATAAAGAACTGCTAAGTTACAATGAAGACATTAATTGGAATCCCACAATGCATTCTTCTGAAAGACATCTaattatttccttccttttctttttttacataACCAGCATCAGAAATCTGCAGTGAGGTGCTCACAAACTACTCAGAGCAATGCAAAAATCTGAGTAGAGAGTGCAAGATAACCAACACCACAACCAAAGATAgcttctgcttcagcagctgcctaGAAGTAGACACTAATTTTCTTCTCAAGCCTGTATCAACTGAAAGCAAGATGGTTTGAAGCAATTATTTTGACCTTTAATACTTACTTAGCATAGTGGGAGAACctcatccaaaaaaaaaaaaaaaaaaaagaaaaagcccctACATTAGAACTTAAAAGTCATTAAcaaaatttttttttgtttgcatttccaTCAATTCTCTGTTACTTTTTACTACTCATAAACAAGTGCATTTTCATGGACTTGTAGGAGATTCAGAGCCTGCAAAATTCATTAGATGGGTTGGTTTAGAATAACATATACATCTATTCAAACTCTCCTGAGAAACAAAGGTTGTTGTAAAATAGACTGCTCCTATGACCAGAAGCTTACGCTGCAAGGGCATTAGCACTAGCATACCATTACCAGAAAACActttaaagaaataattttgtaaATTCTATTTGTAAAAGTTTATTTACAGGAGAAAAATATCTGGAGAAGAAAGATCTAAAATTTAATTAAAAGATTTATTATTTCAATACAGTTTTTATTTGAACTTAATCTAAATTCTAATGAATACACAAATCTTATCACAGATTTTAATCAGAAAACCTTGTATAGAATGGACTATTGCAGAAATCCAGTCACCTTGATAGAGATAAAAGGCAAGCAATACAACAGGACTTTATTTTTAGGAGGCAATGTTTTCCTTAAGTTAAAACTGACAGAAGTTTAGCTATAAGGATTATTTCCTTCAGTTAAAGAGGAAAAGTTAATATTCTCACACCTTAatagaggggggaaggggataCTATTTTGGAGGTGGAGAAAATTCCATCCCCTTTCACATGCACAATTTAAAGCTGGAATTGAAAGCCTCTAACTACTGCAAAACCTGTCAGATCAatgtagagtcacagaatcctgaGCTTGAATTAAATGaacaagcccttctaaaaacCATCATGGATGGAATCTAAAAAGATTATACCATTTTGTCTGAATTGATGAAACTAGCTGAAGGACAAAAATAGAGCAAGTAATTTTGCCTATCTGTCCTAAGAAGCAATAGATGCAGAGACAAACTGCCAGGAGACTCAGAACAAGAAACCTGATGTACAGGATGTAATGAGATATAACACAGTAAATTTAGAACTCTCCTCTACCTTTTTTTATTGCACAGATACAGTAGATAAAAGGCTAACCAGAGGGGAAATATTCAGCAGTCATTTGCACCAGAATTACAAGTAATTTGTCCAAGACAGGTTTAGAGTGccagtcttaaaaaaaaaagtgaaactaGTACTCTTTATTATTTGACAATTTACAGAAATGCAAGAATCTAGGAAAGGACAACGAGCTCTGTTGTAATTTTGAATACGTAAAAAGATTATTCTTCAAAACCAGCTTAATTTCTCCAGTTTTCTTATTAGGTAAAACGGCACAACAGCAAATGTGTGTGTCCTAACCTCACCTTACGAGGGAATTGGGGTTTATAAATATGCAACAACAGGTATATATTAGAATCTTCAAACATAATTTGAAATACAAAGTTTAGCCTTTTGAATatcccattctgtgatcaatTGCTCCTTGTGTCAGAGGGAGATCTTAAAGAATTCAGAAACCACTCTGTAAAAACATGTCCTTAAGAATGTGGGCACACACGTGTATGAAtttaaaagatttaaaaaattcCACTTGAGGTTGTCAATCAGAAGAGAACCTCCCAACCTTCTCactcttttgtttctttgtttttaaaaaagaaaaagcaaggacAAATAATCTTTCTAATTCTGAATGCATAGTGTATCTGTACTTTCCCAGTAAAAAGTAGTCAAGGCAGACTGGTAACACACTACACCTTACATCATTATTTTTCCTGCAGTGACCAAGAGGTTGGCCTTTTATTATTGGAAATAAAACTCacatcaaaaaaaaagaaaaactgttTATAAATATAAGAGCACAGGTACAATTTACTTGAAATACATTTGCCAGAGCTGCTGATTAAAAGGTTTCCAGTGAGTTTTAGCTACTATCAAATACATAAAAAGAACGCTAGAAATCCATTTTCCTAAAACCCAAGTTTTGTATAAAGACTAAGGCCACCTTTAGTAAAAACTCCTGACCAGAAGAACAACATGAAGGTCCTTGGAAAAAAGAAGGCACACTGTAAGCAAGACCTTGACTGAGGAGTTGCAGAGACCAAAAAAGGAGTGACACAAGGAGTGAATGAAGCTTAGAAGTAAAATATTGATCCAAAGAAAGCCAGGATTTCATGTTATATTTTCTAAATGACTTAAAGCAAAACTGCATGTTCTCTAAAACTAGTATGGCTAATAAAATTATTTGGAAAATTCCATATTTGGGAGTCACTTTGTAGAAAACAGGGCTTAGCTTTTCCTCCCACATTTCTCCTTTAGTAATAGTGCTaatgagaaaaaataaagtcaCTTTAATCAGACCAGTGTTTTAAAATAAGGACATTTTGGTCCCTGAAATCTACAAAACCCAGCTTTCATAGGCCATAAGCTTGAACTAATAAATTATCAAACTAATTATCTTAAGAATACATATCAATCCCTTCACAATAGCCTCCCCCAGTATTTTCCTCCACTATCACACATTCCAGTTACACTCGATACCTGAGAACCCAGATGACTCAAATATCCCAAACCTTCAGTTTCACCAGGAAATCTTCCCTGTGTTTCCCATGTCCTTTTTATCAATttatcccttccctcctcttcaaGGGCTGAACTCTGCATTTTTACCCAACACCATTGTGAGGGCACATGTATTTAATGAAAGACAGACACGCACAAACTGATCTCAGttcctttatttttcatatTCTTTTCAATGTAACCGATACTCACATGTAGACAAAGTGAATATTTCTGCGAACATTCAGACTGATGTTAAATCAACTGGTTCACATTGTTCAAAAATTataaaaatagattttttttctaaaacaTGTACATGTGTATATATAAGCATATGCACACCCATGTACacttacacatacacacaccacAAATTGCAAGGTTTTGGCTAATAATAACTTAATCATTACATGCTCATACCTAGCTTAAAATAGGCAATGTATTCTGAACCAGTTATACTGAAGTTCAAGTAACAGCTAAAACTGGGTACTCACCTGCTCAGTAGGTTCTCTGGCGTTTGTTGGATTCCTCTGTAGGTGAGTCTGCCAACCTTACTTTAAGTCTGACACCATTCACAATCTTGCCGTGTAACGCAGTTATGGCATCACTGGCACTTGCTCTGTCTGCAAATTTTGCATAGCCCACATTTTTTCCAGCCACAAGGTAAACTTTTATCAAGTGTCCAAAACGACTAGGAGGtgggaatgaaaagaaaaacataatTTACATGTTTTGCTGTAACATAGATAGTTATTATCCAATCAGAAGCGTATGTGATTTGGTAGCTGCAAAAAATATGTTCTTATATATATGTTGCATTTTCTTGTACTGCTTTCTTCAAGAACTTCCATTTTTCATATTCCCTTCTCTAGAATTTCAAGCAGTAATAGAAAAACTCAAAAGTTCATAGCCAATGTTTTGTATGCAATATTACAAAAGAACCATTAAGCATCACTGATTTATCTCTTATTTAAATCAAAACATAAAGCTGACCAACACCCTAGTATggcacccaaaaaaccccacaaggaACAACatgacagggagggggaaggaggggcagAAATCAagtgcacacatacacaaaccAGCCAGTAATTTAGAGGCTAAACTTGCACCTCACCGAAAATTAATTTGCTGAATTTTGATTTGTCATTGAAAAGCTCTCACTGACATGACTGACAATGCAAGTGTAAAGCCTTATTGAAAAGCCCAGATTTTCAAGTCCTGAGATTCCTACAGAGTCccttaaaaaacatttttaaaaaaatcaaataaagtCTGCCTGTTTTGGACTGAAGATATACAAGTACCAAGAGTAGGGTGGAaagcctttttcttctccagcatcTGATTAAGGAAATCCTGTGTATCAAAAAGCTAATTTTAAATTCCACACAAGTGCATACtgtttcttcccctgtcctgagactttgaaaatattttggttttccaaAGATTTATTGCAAATATCAGCTTTTAGAAAAGGGAAATGCCTTTTGCTACCAGAGTACACTAAGTGGAGATAATACAAAATACTGGAGGAGCAACTGAACTAtagatttgttttaaaaatgacAAAAGTGACCTTTCAAGTCTTTGTTTCTCATAAGAAAGGTAATGTGAAAGTGTATTTgttttggctgagctggagttaattctcctcagagCATCTTTGTAGTGCtatgttttgcagtgctgtagctgggcgTTGATAACATACCAGTGTTTTGGCTGGTGCTGAACGAgtacccaggctgtgcttttccaacatttccctgccgCAAGAGTacgctgaggggtgggcaagatttTGGGAGAGGACAGCACCAGGCCAGCTGgcccaaactggccaaagggatattccatgcCATGTGACATCAGCTCAGACTGCGTATACTAAATTAAAGAAGGAAGTGGTGAAATATTCATCCATGGCATCTGTCCTTCAGAGCAACCATTACATGTTAAGAGCCTTGCTTCTTGGGACCAAAGACCATCTGCTGATGGGTAGTAGAGAATAccatctctctctgctctggcttccacacacagctttttctcttgctttgcgttattaaattgcttctacctTATCACCAGCCTTTTGTTAaagttttcccctctcccttctgcactgtcttttctgaaaagctttCATCATGAGAGTTTTGTTTTCAACACTGATCTTAAATATttcatggtttggtttttttttttggccagagAACACTTATTTGTAAATGAAGTCTTACCAGAACACATCCTCCAACACATTTACAGGTAAAGGATGGGGATGAAAAAGTATAAAAAGCCTTTCCTTCACAGAAGTATCAGGTGGAACTTTTTTTTTATGTGGTGGAAGTATGGCATCTGTTTGGGGCTGAAGTAATTGTGAGCCAGAAGTTCCTCCAAATGACGgctgaaaaaggggaaaaaaaattgaagtatTAATTGCCTgatggaagaaaaacaaatattttatcttatttACAACTTTTGTTCCCATCATAGAGCATAGAGGCTATACCAGTTCTCAGATTATTTACTTCTGTTATTTGGACAATAAATTCAAGTATAAATTCATAGTAAGATACCTTTACAAGGAACAAAAACATACAAACCAGTCAGAGGTACAACTTAAAAATGCAGCATCTAAAATAGTTACAGAGGAAAGTGAGCAGTGCTCTTCATCAATATATCTGAAGTTACTTGCAGCAGTTCAGAAGAATACAAACAATATCTACAACATTGACTTACAGGGGGTGTCCTATACTGCTGAACAATTGCACTGTTATTCCGCAACGCTGATGACACTTGGGCTGTTACCAGCTGTGTTGCCATTTTTCTGATGAcgctgcaagcagaagtggtAATAAACTATTTTAAAGAAAGAGCTAAGTTACAGTAATCTTAAATTCAGCAACAGAAAATAACTTAATGCCCATATAAAACTATTACTGGAAATCTGTAAACTCACATAAAGAAAATCAAGTCAGGCTTTCATGCCACTAAACATTATCGTAGAATgtattgagttggaagggacctgatcTGAGAGTATTCATGCCAGCTGCAAGTCTCTGaaaacatttaaaacatttctACACAGAGATGCAGAactctctgctttgttttagTACCCCAGAAGAACAAAAGTATTTAACTGTACAGAGCCCACTACACTTTTCATAAAGTGTCTAAAAGATAGAAGGGACAGGAAAATTTCACCTGTTTCAATAAAGGGCCCAGAAGTCAGAATATTACTACAGGAAGTTTACTTCCAGCTTTTTTCTCCAGCAAATTTGCTTTgcaagggttaaaaaaaagggCAATTGCTGCTTCTTATTCCACAACAGAATAAAGATTCAGGGCTCACATGTAGGACCATGCAATAGTAGGTATTActgaaaaatgaaggaaattGTTTGCAAGAAGGATGGTTGCAGTAAGtttggaggagggggaggggttCAGTTTAGATCAGGGATACATGTCTGAAGTGAATTTCCTTATTGTCCCTCTTTACTATTTTCATTGATATCCCAGAATAGGTCTGACATGAACTACATTACTTTAGGATGAAATTAAGATGAAATACTTACTACAGGAGTGTACCTAAGCCAATCCAATGTAGAATGGGCATTTAAACCACAGGAACAGATTAGAGATGGTCAAAGTAAAACCTGATGATGTCTGTGCAGTGGGGATATCAGATCCTCAATATACAACAATTTTACTCTGTCTGGCTACTACCTACTCACAAGGCTACTATTTCCAGCACTGCAAACACATGATATCACATagatggaggtgttcaaaaaaggactgaaCGTGGCACCagaagctatggtttagttagtcatgaggtgttgggtgataggttggacttgatgatctctgaggtcttttccaaccttattgattctatgatctgggtTCAATACAAAAACCTTATCAAAACCCCATTCCAGCCTTAGTACACATTAGAGACATTGACAAAGAACCTTGCCAACTTTAAGATTTTCCAATGTGTCTTAAGGATATGTATTAGTCTTCTTTCTCAGACTAGTAAGTTTCAAACAGCTTATTCTAAACcataaaaaaaggcaaacaaaagcaCCAACTCCCCAAACACCTAGATTTCTTGAAATATTATCTACGAGTATGAAACAAAAATCACCGTGGCATTGCTGTTACTACTTCTGTTACAAAaattgaaaatgaaaaaaaaaaattaaatatttaaagtTTTGCTCTCCAGAACACAAGTTACAAACCTTCTTTCTCTATGTATTGGTACTTACTCTGAGCTATCACTCCCATCTTCTAGGAAAACAACAGTTAGTCGATTTCCAGGAGGATATTCAAACCCATGCAATTTATACTTGGCATAAATGGCTGATGCAGCAGTACTGTACTGAATCACAGCATACCCTGCAAACCCAGCACACAGTGTCAGTACAACATGGGTAAACCCTAAAAACAAACTACATTCCTATAAAGCATGTTAGTCAGGCATGATACAAAACCTTCAAGTCTTTTAATCACAGATTACATTACTTAATAGCCACATCAGTAATAGCTGAGGAAAACTTCAGTGGAATTAATAAGTGACAGATCAGATAAAGCAACACAACTGAAATCACATCTTCTTCCTTAACTTTCAATTAGAAACAAAAGCATACAGAGTTTCATTTTAAACTGCAATTATCCCATCAACAGTGAAACAATTCTCATGGTTTTGATTCTATCCTTGAGATTCCATTATCTGAAAACACACGGTCGAACAAAACTGAGGTTTTAGGTTTATGCATCAGTGATACTAGCAACCACTGATACACAAAACATTAATTCTTTCCAACTGTTGCACTGTATTTTGCAATACAAATGAATTATGTACAATTAAAAGGCATTACTCTGCATGAAAGGAGTCATCATTTTGCACTTCTACTTACCACTATTGGTATGAGGATCTCGCTGAACATCACAATATTCCAATCCTGGAACTAGATCAAAGAGGGCAAACAGCTGCTCTTGGATAAAAGGAAGCCGTGATACCACTGACAGACGTTTGGAGACTGGCTCTTGAATTCTGCTCTCACTTTTTTCAAAGCTACAAAACTCTGGCTGCCCACCTGAAGAATGAACACAATTTGAGTCATCACACTAGCATGCCATCATTTCATACATATTTTTCATTCAACTTTATGTACAAAAAGTAATGTGTTTATTTCACCAGTGCCAACTGAAGTAAAAGGGAGCCATGAAAATACAGAAGTGAAACAACTGGCTTGTTCCTACCTCCAACATCTAGTTTACTACACAAGTCTTAATCCAAACCTTTATTAGCTTCTCGTCTTCTAAACGGCTTATTTGTGACCATACTCAAGACTAAAACTCATTTTTAGTACAAAAAGCTGTGACTTACAAAATGGAAACGTATTTCCTCTTGGTTCTTGCCTTGTGTTGATATTGTAATAGTCATGTTCAAAAGACTCAGATGACTTATTTTTAGGTTCCGCCAAAATGGCCCTGTAGCCTGAAAGAAACACACATACAGAATCACCTCAGCTCATCTAAATAATCTGACCAGATCTGCTATCTCCCAAGTGCTGTGTTTAGACATGTTACTCAGGAAACCCAGTAAGTGCTAGGTTTAGGAAATAACTTAATCTATAACTCTTGAAGTCTGACATAGCAGTTTTGTTGAAGTTAATTTCCACATAGAACTGTTCCTAGTCAAGTCAAGAGCACAACATAGCCCACTCACTGTGAAAGTAACTGAGGGTAGGTTGCCctgagagcttgtggagtctccatccttgggaGACATTCCAAATAGGTCTGGACATAGTCCACAGTGCCCCTGTgtgagcagaggggttgggcaagatgacttccagaggtcccttccaacttcaacTATCCTATTATACTTGGTGGGATTCAGAAATGCCAGAGGCAATCATCTGAACCTCCATACTGTAACAGCAGTTTGTGTATGCTTCCTGTATGCACTGATCTAAGTTTTGCTTTTATGACAAATAAGTATTACTCTCAGGCTATCCAACAAATTTATTTAACctcaaagcaaaaagaaagtaaaatttAACTGCATACTAATATCAGACGTGTATTCCTATGCAAGAATTCTCACATTATATTTTTTCTTATGACAAGTGTGATGTAGAACCATCACTTACACAGCTGgagaaaaaatacaacaaacacacacaaacaattaataagaataataaaaaaccaaacacacccaTACATCAAgttgtttcatttttctgatTAAGCAAACATCAAACAAGAGGTTGGACTAGAAAGCTGCTGCTCAATTTTccctaaagaatttcttctcccAGATGGGCAAGTCCagttccctccctgccttgtAAGTCAGGTTTCCTCTACACTATCGTGGTGGCCTTCCACCAGACTCACTCAAATTCAATAATACCTTTGTGGTACTAGGGCATAAGTGACAAACAGTTGGTCATAAAACTCACCAAGTCTCTCGTTctgcaacaaaaaaaacaacccccaagcTTCAATTAGGATGAATTTGCTCTTAAAAAATGTAATCAGGACAGAATCCCTATGGATTAGCAAATATATTTGATTAAAAACTTCAATCaaatatatttaaattaaaaatgtgtATTCCCAGGAACACATTAAAATGAGGGTTTCCTGTGTGAAGCCTACATTACAGATCAATGATAATGCATAGAAGAAAACTATCCATTTCCAAACTCTTTTCACTGATCTCACAGTTAGATGCTGCAAAAACATCATCAGGTGactgttttaaatgaaaattaataACTGTTTTATTTATGATGCAGTCACATCATAAATAATTTACCtgcaaacaaaactaaaaattaAAGGTAGGGTAATGATGATGTACACTTATTATGAAAAACGTGAAAGAATTCAGTTGGATTCTTACTTCGATCACACTCTTCAATTGCTCGGGCAGCTTGGGATGGTTTTAAATACCTCACATAGCCCAAACCTTTACTTTCTCCAGT harbors:
- the RBM45 gene encoding RNA-binding protein 45 is translated as MLSPRRKEDSERFPSAPEKNQKSLAVPESSGCAMEESSGVRLSAECLDEPPNSRIFVVLGKDTGEAVIRERFAPFGDIQNIWLLRDKRTNESRGIAFIKFARSSQACRAMEEMHGRSLVPDTKPIKVFIAQSRASGSHRDLEDEELTRIFVMIPKSYTEEDLREKFKMYGDIEYCSIIKNKTTGESKGLGYVRYLKPSQAARAIEECDRSYRAILAEPKNKSSESFEHDYYNINTRQEPRGNTFPFCGQPEFCSFEKSESRIQEPVSKRLSVVSRLPFIQEQLFALFDLVPGLEYCDVQRDPHTNSGYAVIQYSTAASAIYAKYKLHGFEYPPGNRLTVVFLEDGSDSSDVIRKMATQLVTAQVSSALRNNSAIVQQYRTPPPSFGGTSGSQLLQPQTDAILPPHKKKVPPDTSVKERLFILFHPHPLPVNVLEDVFCRFGHLIKVYLVAGKNVGYAKFADRASASDAITALHGKIVNGVRLKVRLADSPTEESNKRQRTY